In one window of Vibrio sp. DW001 DNA:
- a CDS encoding VOC family protein: MDPLFSTIGVLHVDHYAVTTLNLEKTLRDFLSIPGSKLLRGPGKNPAQGVYYAFVELNGMGTVEILSPLNDKSPILSHIKQGSGAYHLCYAVADIEVAVTKAQESNAKLVVEPRADGAFDGRRVAFLIHPDHGLFEVLEAYPPSFERLSPVITPVNSNEAEASEQVLTVYNQVMETNYSDMGEVSMKVCTEWDSFKHLLLIMEIEKQFEISIPASQMSELDDLAKINRYIDSKLK; encoded by the coding sequence GTGGATCCCTTGTTTTCAACTATTGGCGTGTTACATGTCGATCATTATGCAGTAACAACGTTAAATCTAGAAAAAACCTTGAGAGACTTCTTATCTATTCCAGGGAGTAAGCTTCTACGTGGGCCGGGAAAAAACCCAGCCCAAGGTGTTTATTATGCATTCGTGGAGCTGAACGGGATGGGAACGGTTGAAATATTGTCCCCGTTGAATGATAAATCACCTATCTTAAGCCATATTAAACAGGGTAGCGGGGCGTATCATCTTTGTTATGCGGTGGCAGATATTGAAGTCGCGGTGACCAAAGCTCAAGAAAGTAACGCTAAGCTAGTTGTTGAACCCAGAGCGGATGGTGCCTTCGATGGCCGAAGAGTCGCTTTTTTAATCCATCCCGATCACGGCTTGTTTGAGGTGCTAGAAGCCTATCCACCGTCTTTTGAGCGATTGTCACCGGTGATAACACCAGTTAATTCAAATGAGGCAGAGGCTTCAGAGCAGGTGCTCACGGTTTACAATCAAGTGATGGAAACGAACTATAGTGATATGGGCGAAGTATCAATGAAGGTATGCACCGAGTGGGACTCATTCAAACATCTATTATTAATAATGGAGATTGAGAAACAGTTCGAGATAAGTATACCTGCGAGTCAGATGTCTGAGCTTGATGATTTGGCCAAGATAAATCGCTACATTGATAGCAAATTAAAATAG
- the pseI gene encoding pseudaminic acid synthase: MQIAGRKIGAGHKPYIIAEMSGNHNGDIKRAIELIKAAKEAGADAVKLQTYTADTITIDHDGDEFLIKGGLWNGSRLYDLYQDAHTPWDWHKVLFDEAKKLGITIFSSPFDHTAVDFLQALDAPAYKIASFELIDLPLIRKVASTGKPIIMSTGNANLAEIEEAVLAAKGAGAKELVLLHCTSGYPTPADQANISTMSVMRGAFNCEVGLSDHTMGIGVSIAAVALGACVIEKHFTLARADGGPDSAFSLEKEELKSLVDNCAMAFESLGQPNFISTEAESQTKPHRRSLYIVKDIAKGEIFTDEHVRSIRPGNGILPKYLDDVIGSTATEDLTFGTPLKFGHFK, encoded by the coding sequence ATGCAAATTGCAGGTAGAAAGATTGGTGCGGGACATAAACCATATATCATCGCAGAAATGTCGGGTAATCATAATGGTGATATTAAAAGGGCGATAGAGCTCATCAAAGCTGCAAAAGAAGCGGGCGCAGATGCGGTCAAACTGCAAACGTATACCGCAGACACGATCACCATCGACCACGATGGTGATGAATTTCTGATCAAAGGTGGTTTGTGGAATGGGTCTCGACTATACGACTTATATCAAGATGCCCATACACCTTGGGATTGGCATAAGGTATTGTTTGATGAAGCAAAAAAACTAGGTATTACAATATTTAGCTCTCCTTTTGACCATACTGCAGTCGATTTTTTGCAAGCACTTGATGCTCCGGCTTACAAAATAGCTTCGTTCGAGCTCATCGATCTACCATTAATCAGAAAAGTAGCGTCAACAGGCAAACCCATCATTATGTCGACGGGGAATGCGAACCTAGCGGAAATTGAAGAAGCCGTATTAGCCGCGAAAGGCGCCGGCGCAAAAGAGTTAGTATTACTGCATTGTACAAGTGGTTACCCGACACCCGCCGATCAAGCGAACATCTCGACGATGTCTGTAATGAGAGGGGCGTTTAACTGCGAGGTTGGTTTATCCGACCATACCATGGGTATTGGTGTTTCGATTGCCGCCGTTGCACTTGGGGCGTGTGTCATTGAAAAGCACTTCACTCTAGCAAGAGCGGATGGTGGCCCTGACTCTGCATTCTCATTGGAAAAAGAAGAGTTAAAGTCTTTAGTCGATAACTGTGCGATGGCATTTGAGTCGTTAGGTCAGCCTAACTTTATTAGTACCGAAGCAGAATCTCAAACGAAACCTCATCGCCGCTCATTGTACATAGTTAAAGACATAGCAAAAGGTGAGATATTTACTGATGAGCATGTCAGGTCGATTCGACCGGGAAATGGCATACTACCCAAATACCTTGATGATGTTATAGGTAGTACAGCAACGGAAGACCTAACGTTTGGTACGCCGTTAAAATTTGGGCATTTTAAGTAA